ATCGTCGTCCCGGACTTCAAGTGCCTGGTGCGCGTGCCGCCCGAGCTGCCGCTAAGCGTGGCCGCCATGCTGCCCACCGGCGCGCTGCTCGCCATGAACACCGTCAACACGGGCAGCGACTGCCTGCACAAGATCCTGGAAGGTCAGTTAACATTGTAAAGCAGGGGGCCAAATACACTTCCCTGCGGCACACCCCATATTAGTACCTACTAATTCATGGTCCACAAGATCGAAGGCTTTGCTCATGTCGGTACTGACAAAATGTTAAAATGGTAGCGATACTGGTAACCATTTTACCAGTATTGCTACAATTTTAACGTTTCCGTTCCGTTAAtacgatttcatagttttatttcatgagtaactatcgcggtaaccgaagacaatattataaatgtgtgtATTAATATTCCAGGGCCCGACCACAAGGACATAGCCACCGTGCTCATAGTGGGCACCGGCGGCCTCGCGCTCTGGGCCCTGCGCATAGCCAGCCACTACTTCCGTCAGTCTTGCTGGCATGATCGCGTCCGGATATCCGTCGCCACTCTCAACGAGGAAGGTTTACTCTACGCCAACGACTGCGAACAGTGAGtattgtttacatacatacatacattataatcAAGCCTATTTTGTCTCCCTCTAACAAACAGAAATCTCAAAATGATGGATAGGGTGacaaacaattattaatatatttgacAAACATtagtgacattttcaaccaaaaggtaccacattgtcgcttgccaataaggttgatttcaaattgaagctatatggaaatagcgccttattgacaaccgacaatagatttagatttagatatttattctcataatataaaattacaatataaattatcttagactaatctacacgaatttatattatgatcgtcagtacatacaatttacattatttgataacttcaaaaatacaattttattacataatatacattacattacattaataagtacccttttgattgtgaatggcacatttataaataaaaccatatgtaggtatttattacaaaaaaaaattaccgttCTATGAAACAccaaacaaatttatttttatgtatttatttccaGAATAAAAGTAGTACAATGGAACGAAGACCTATACGAGAAGCAGCTGATCGAGCGCACCACAGACGCCTGCGGCGGCCCCGTCGACCTCGTCATGAACTTCGGCACCACCTCGCGTTCACTACACCGCTCGCTGCAGTGCCTAGCGCCGGTAATGTCCTATACGAAGTACATGTGGCTTTAGCCAGTAACTACGAGCAGCTGAGAGACAACAGTCCTGCGGCGGCCCCGTCGACCTCGTCATGAACTTCGGCACCACCTCGCGTTCACTACACCGCTCGCTGCAGTGCCTAGCGCCGGTAATGTCCTATACGAAGTACATGTGGCTTTAGCCAGTAACTACGAGCAGCTGAGAGACAACAGACCTGCGGCGGCCCCGTCGACCTCGTCATGAACTTCGGCACCACCTCGCGTTCACTACACCGCTCGCTGCAGTGCCTAGCGCCGGTAATGTCCTATACGAAGTACATGTGGCTTTAGCCAGTAACTACGAGCAGCTGAGAGACAACAGACCTGCGGCGGCCCCGTCGACCTCGTCATGAACTTCGGCACCACCTCGCGTTCACTACACCGCTCGCTGCAGTGCCTAGCGCCGGTAATGTCCTATACGAAGTACATGTGGCTTTAGCCAGTAACTACGAGCAGCTGAGAGACAACAGTCCTGCGGCGGCCCCGTCGACCTCGTCATGAACTTCGGCACCACCTCGCGTTCACTACACCGCTCGCTGCAGTGCCTAGCGCCGGTAATGTCCTATACGAAGTACATGTGGCTTTAGCCAGTAACTACGAGCAGCTGAGAGACAACAGACCTGCGGCGGCCCCGTCGACCTCGTCATGAACTTCGGCACCACCTCGCGTTCACTACACCGCTCGCTGCAGTGCCTAGCGCCGGTAATGTCCTATACGAAGTACATGTGGCTTTAGCCAGTAACTACGAGCAGCTGAGAGACAACAGACCTGCGGCGGCCCCGTCGACCTCGTCATGAACTTCGGCACCACCTCGCGTTCACTACACCGCTCGCTGCAGTGCCTAGCGCCGGTAATGTCCTATACGAAGTACATGTGGCTTTAGCCAGTAACTACGAGCAGCTGAGAGACAACAGACCTGCGGCGGCCCCGTCGACCTCGTCATGAACTTCGGCACCACCTCGCGTTCACTACACCGCTCGCTGCAGTGCCTAGCGCCGGTAATGTCCTATACGAAGTACATGTGGCTTTAGCCAGTAACTACGAGCAGCTGAGAGACAACAGACCTGCGGCGGCCCCGTCGACCTCGTCATGAACTTCGGCACCACCTCGCGTTCACTACACCGCTCGCTGCAGTGCCTAGCGCCGGTAATGTCCTATACGAAGTACACGTGGCTATCGCCAGTAACTACGGGCAGCTGAGAGACAACATACCTGCGGCGGCCCCGTCGATCTCGTCATGAACTTCGGCACCACCTCGCGTTCACTACACCGCTCGCTGCAGTGCCTAGCGCCGGTAATGTCCTATACGAAGTACACGTGGCTTTCGCCAGTAACTACGGGCAGCTGAGAGACAACATACCTGCGGCGGCCCCGTCGATCTCGTCATGAACTTCGGCACCACCTCGCGTTCACTACACCGCTCGCTGCAGTGCCTAGCGCCGGTAATGTCCTATACGAAGTACATGTGGCCATGTTTACCTCGTCGTGAACTATTTCCCGCTCCTTACAGTGACTTAGTTCTTTATAAATGTCATCATACACAATTTTTGAAGATCCCTTGCCTTGAGGAGCCATGGGGGGTAGAAATGGGAAATGAGGGTGTTCTACGCGAAGTTGTTATATTTAACTATATTGTTGCTATATTTATGACGTACTTACACAATGTATCGTTTCAGGGTGGCGTGGTCCTAGTAACGGAGGCCGTGGGCGAGAAGCTGCTGCCCAAGTTCGCGAAGAAGGCCGAGGCGCTTCGTGTGCACGTGGTGGTCGTGCCCGACGGCACGCTGGAGCAGCTTCGCGAGCTGGTGGGGCTCGTCGCCAGGGGGGAGGTAACTTTCCATGGCCCGGTTACATtctattgtacctactatttagggttccgtacccaaagggtaaaaacggtaccctattactaagactcctctgtccgtatgtctgtctgtcaccaggctgtatctcatgaacagtatttctgttgccgctataacaacaaatattaaaaacaaaaaaatatttttttaagtgggactcccatagaacaaacgtaatttttttgccgttttttgcctaatggtacggaacccttcatgcgcgagtccgacaaacacttggccggtttttttcctgGCTACCCTTTTAAAAAGCACTTTCTCCCTATTATCCAGATCGCCCCTCCCCCCCACTCGGTGTTTCCGGCCGAGGAGGCGCAGGAGGTGGTCCGCAAACTGTGCAACTCGGAGATCAAGGGCCGCGCCATACTGCGATTCCACAACGTCAATTAAGCGAGTGGCTCACTGTATGTAGCTGGGGATATACAGATGCGTCTGCCGGAGATCCAGTGGCGTAACTGTATACGTACATATACagggtagctaaaaaataagtgcattcccgttgccagggaggttttggtattatactaacttttactatatgaccagccacgaaatcgcgaaaattttaccctcctatagaaaatggaccagcccaaatgtatgaaacagccaaatttttcgcgatttcggggttggtcccatagtaaaagttgctcggtataatcccaaaacctccctggcaacgcacctgggaatgcacttattttttagccaccgtgtatagtaaCGTAAGAAACAGGCCAATTTTAGTGCTTTTAAGtttggaactttcttttatttctatcataattcgaatttaatttgtacttgtacaagtacgcgGGGATTTACAAGGGTGTGGTGGCAAAGTGGGCAAAATGCTACAGTCCCCCGGCTTTAAAATAGCCCCATTTTACTAAGACGCCTTGAGTACAAGCCTAACTATATCgactatacagtgtggaaagaatgaatgggcccttagaacttaaggttttaaggcactttccctccagggcccattcattctttccacactgtatatcatATTCGATGAGTACCACGGGCCTCGGTATAGTTACGCCACTACGAAGATCTATCCACGGAGACACCGGTGCCTAACGGTgggcatatatgtatattatttgataGATTTGTCTTCCAGAAAGATCTGACGTACACATCTGTCTTTATCCTTAGCTTAGCTTGGGCAGTTTCGTAATGCCTTGTATAAACGAAGCTTTTTTTTAACCTCCTAAAACGTAGAAgccattgttttattatttgatacctgggccacagaataagtaatagtattatcatacataacggccacgcaccgccccgccccgactcgaattacctcgccccgcgacagaaatctggcggacttctggcgtactttcagtaccatttttaaacaacttactcacactatgacgcatgacgcgtgtacagacgtgccgttcacacatagaaacgaaaGTGATTTTTCATGTATAACGTCTCCGCCCTGTGCCTGGGCCCCTATCACAAAAAACTGTACAAGTCAACAATATTATTAGGTTGTAGATAATGAGTTACATGCACAATTATTACACACATTATCAGATCTACaagtttacaatttacaaaaaattcACACAACGCGTGACACAAAACCTGGTGCTTATGTCAAATGGTGATCTATTCCTACAATTTTCATatgtgttaaaaataaataatacgaatttGTAACATTATATTTTCTGGTACACCAACTTGTTTATTCTACAATCTTGTAACTTGTcacttgtaaattgtaattgtaagtatTTTGATATAGGaccctggggcccgtttctcaaaagcttgtagcttgtaatacaagtggaagtccctttctaacagaagctgtcaaaaagtgagttccgcttgtattacaagttacaagcttttgagaaacgggcccctgtgccatgtttatcaaaagcttgtagcttgtaatacaagtggaagtccctttctaacaaaagctgttaaaaagtgagttccgcttgtattacaagttacaagcttttgagaaacgggcccctgtgccatgtttatcaaaagcttgtagcttgtaatacacgtggaagtccctttctaacaaaagctgttaaaaagtgagttccgcttgtattacaagttacaagcttttgataaacgggcccctggtcttataaaataatagtacgtatttaatttgatcCTTATAAAGGTCTTTGGGATGAAGGAGGTTAAAAAACAgtcgcttgtattacaagttttCGTGAAACAAGCCCCTGGTGCCCTGGCATGTGTACTTGAGTATGATTTAGTAATTGATATGAGTATTGAGACATTCGTCCATAATTGAAAATTTTGACACTTCGACTACACCACAATCCGTTTGCCTGCCATGCGAATGTTGTTACTAAACTTaaatagaaaaagaaaataaatgaaacggGAAAAGTCTCAATAATGAAAGTGCAGAAAAGTTGAAAATTTTCAGCACAATGCagtatataagtacttataagaTTGCGAACGCCTTTTATAAAGCACAGTCAGTTATAACTTATAGTGTACCTTATGTAAATCAAATGTGCGATAatggcaattttattttattgatgacTACACAATCAACACATTTTATAAgctctggtggcctagcggtaagagcgtgctactttaaatccggaggtcgcgggttcaaaccccggctcgtaccaatgagtttttcggaacttatgtacgaaatatcatttgatatttaccagttgcttttcggtgaaggaaaaca
The Cydia strobilella chromosome Z, ilCydStro3.1, whole genome shotgun sequence genome window above contains:
- the LOC134754559 gene encoding uncharacterized protein LOC134754559 gives rise to the protein MSKLCRQVSIESPGPTLKECVFSFDVPVPEVPMYGARIRVAYAGACYRANRTRSASVCSTSSVSSIGSLSGEMENFGIHTSTPAHIGLRDGALFPGYEVAGVVDAIGKNADTEGIKEGDRIVLYPYEGVPHGYADYIVVPDFKCLVRVPPELPLSVAAMLPTGALLAMNTVNTGSDCLHKILEGPDHKDIATVLIVGTGGLALWALRIASHYFRQSCWHDRVRISVATLNEEGLLYANDCEQIKVVQWNEDLYEKQLIERTTDACGGPVDLVMNFGTTSRSLHRSLQCLAPGGVVLVTEAVGEKLLPKFAKKAEALRVHVVVVPDGTLEQLRELVGLVARGEIAPPPHSVFPAEEAQEVVRKLCNSEIKGRAILRFHNVN